A genomic window from Agrobacterium tumefaciens includes:
- a CDS encoding DUF2235 domain-containing protein: protein MPKNILILSDGTGQAGGLLPDERRSNVYKLFRATRCGPESAVNPDDQIAFYDAGLGSASDADDIKIGAFRKIYNVLSQATGLGITKNIVDCYTFILQSWEPGDRIFLFGFSRGAYTARCLGGVLGWCGVPTRMDDGVTAFYRDPKTARKVANEAVKTIYQHGAGKGSKLLDAQRKELAARFREKYRSSDETNRANTVPYFVGVWDTVGALGVNAIQQILILLAATLGVALLATAVWAMMPWQIALNAWLFASVGVAVTFMVTWYLATHLKWATGLSDPWWKTIHLTGWRMKFYDTVLNPRVEYAKHALSIDENRAKFARVPWTDESSDSADKEDGWFEQVWFAGVHSDIGGSYLETESRLSDIALAWMVNRATNVTHPIVVDDKWLHLYPSSAGGQHDEIKSGWLPWKSCVRKIPVDAPIHPSVVDRFKLAGVVHYDETKAYRPEGLRGHDAVKSYYDGGAAPDPEAGSAIARM from the coding sequence ATGCCGAAGAACATCCTTATACTTTCAGATGGCACAGGTCAGGCCGGCGGGCTACTTCCCGATGAGCGCCGCAGTAACGTCTATAAATTATTTCGTGCAACCCGGTGCGGTCCAGAATCGGCCGTGAACCCCGATGATCAAATCGCTTTTTACGATGCCGGGTTGGGGTCAGCTTCAGATGCCGACGATATCAAGATCGGTGCCTTCCGGAAGATCTACAACGTTCTCTCACAGGCGACAGGACTTGGAATAACCAAGAATATCGTGGACTGTTACACTTTTATTCTCCAGTCTTGGGAGCCAGGTGACCGGATTTTCCTGTTTGGATTCAGCCGTGGCGCCTACACCGCGCGATGCTTGGGTGGCGTACTGGGTTGGTGCGGCGTGCCGACAAGGATGGATGACGGCGTCACTGCCTTTTATCGTGACCCGAAAACCGCTCGCAAGGTTGCAAACGAAGCGGTGAAAACGATTTATCAGCACGGAGCCGGTAAAGGCAGCAAGCTGCTTGACGCCCAGCGGAAAGAGTTGGCCGCCCGCTTTCGCGAAAAATATCGATCCTCTGATGAAACCAACCGGGCCAATACGGTACCTTACTTCGTCGGAGTGTGGGACACCGTGGGCGCGTTGGGGGTCAATGCCATCCAGCAAATACTCATCCTCCTCGCGGCCACCTTGGGAGTTGCCCTGTTGGCCACGGCCGTCTGGGCGATGATGCCGTGGCAGATTGCATTAAACGCATGGCTTTTTGCCAGCGTGGGTGTGGCGGTGACATTCATGGTAACGTGGTATCTGGCGACCCATTTGAAGTGGGCTACAGGGCTGAGCGACCCATGGTGGAAAACCATTCATCTGACGGGCTGGCGTATGAAATTCTACGACACGGTTCTCAATCCACGCGTCGAATATGCCAAACACGCCCTTTCCATTGACGAGAATAGAGCGAAGTTTGCTCGCGTGCCATGGACCGATGAATCGAGCGACTCGGCAGACAAGGAAGACGGTTGGTTCGAGCAGGTCTGGTTTGCGGGTGTGCACTCAGACATTGGAGGGAGCTATCTGGAAACGGAATCCCGTCTATCAGACATCGCGCTGGCGTGGATGGTGAACAGAGCGACGAATGTGACGCATCCCATCGTCGTAGACGATAAATGGCTGCATTTATATCCCTCCAGTGCAGGCGGTCAGCACGATGAAATTAAGTCGGGCTGGTTGCCGTGGAAATCATGCGTTCGCAAAATTCCTGTCGACGCGCCAATACATCCAAGCGTCGTTGATCGTTTCAAGTTGGCTGGTGTGGTCCATTACGATGAAACGAAGGCGTATCGGCCAGAAGGACTACGCGGCCACGATGCGGTGAAATCCTATTATGACGGGGGAGCAGCCCCTGATCCCGAGGCAGGTTCGGCTATAGCAAGGATGTAG
- a CDS encoding disulfide bond formation protein B, whose amino-acid sequence MANATTADNSRTLAALGVTAGMIFTVGSALGFQHIGGYTPCALCLLQRDPYYYAIPLGILAVATSVFKLPVQITRLLLALIGVAMLIGAGLGVYHAGVEWGFWEGPITCATGAPSITTNAGDLLGNLNAIKAPSCNDAALRVLGLSFAGWNVIASIALAAIAFFGASRKSR is encoded by the coding sequence ATGGCCAATGCGACCACCGCCGACAACAGCCGTACGCTCGCCGCTCTCGGCGTCACGGCGGGAATGATCTTCACCGTCGGCTCCGCCCTCGGTTTCCAGCATATTGGCGGTTACACGCCCTGCGCCTTGTGCCTGTTGCAGCGCGATCCCTATTATTACGCCATTCCGCTGGGCATATTGGCCGTTGCAACCAGCGTCTTCAAACTGCCGGTTCAGATCACGCGGCTGCTCCTCGCCCTCATCGGCGTGGCCATGCTGATCGGCGCCGGTCTTGGTGTTTATCATGCCGGTGTGGAATGGGGTTTCTGGGAAGGTCCGATCACCTGCGCCACCGGCGCGCCGTCCATCACCACCAATGCCGGCGATCTGCTGGGCAATCTGAATGCCATCAAGGCGCCTTCCTGCAATGACGCAGCACTTCGGGTGCTCGGCCTCTCCTTCGCGGGCTGGAACGTCATCGCAAGCATTGCACTTGCGGCCATCGCCTTTTTTGGCGCGAGCCGTAAAAGCCGGTAA
- a CDS encoding HNH endonuclease has product MTIAVSPQALPALVLNADYRPLSYYPLSLWSWQDAIKAVFLDRVNIIAEYDHAVSSPSFSMRLPSVVSLKTYVQPTRNPAFTRFNVFLRDKFECQYCGTRDELTFDHVIPRAHGGETTWHNVVAACSPCNLKKGSKLPKQAGMFPAQKPFQPTVQDLHNNGRLFPPNYLHESWMDYLYWDTELQP; this is encoded by the coding sequence TTGACGATTGCAGTTTCACCACAGGCCCTGCCGGCGCTCGTTCTGAACGCAGACTACAGGCCACTGAGTTATTATCCCTTGTCGTTGTGGTCCTGGCAGGACGCGATCAAGGCTGTCTTTCTAGACCGTGTGAACATCATTGCAGAATATGATCACGCGGTGTCATCCCCCAGTTTTTCCATGCGGCTGCCGAGCGTCGTCAGCCTCAAGACCTATGTGCAGCCCACCCGCAACCCCGCCTTCACGCGCTTCAACGTTTTCCTTCGGGACAAGTTCGAATGCCAATATTGCGGCACGCGGGATGAATTGACCTTCGACCATGTTATCCCCCGCGCGCATGGCGGTGAAACCACGTGGCACAATGTCGTGGCGGCGTGCTCTCCCTGCAACCTTAAAAAAGGCAGCAAGCTTCCCAAACAGGCGGGCATGTTCCCGGCGCAGAAGCCATTCCAGCCGACGGTTCAGGATTTGCACAATAATGGGCGGTTGTTCCCGCCCAACTATCTGCACGAAAGCTGGATGGACTATCTTTACTGGGATACCGAGCTGCAGCCCTGA
- a CDS encoding transglutaminase-like cysteine peptidase — MAKKTGRLVKTLAVAVGMAASIATTASAVQLGGLAKNPVTARPGQFMSTSRPTIAPIAFAKFCDNAADQCVRIGDRDTIELTKQKRTELQRINSEINSAIAYVGELEGQDEWKLNPASGDCDDYAVTKRQRLLRAGWPSGALRIATARTPSGIGHAVLVVSTTQGDLVLDNRTNVVKPWKAVDLKWIKIQSHENPRVWLKL; from the coding sequence ATGGCAAAGAAAACAGGCCGTCTGGTAAAGACTTTGGCAGTCGCCGTCGGCATGGCGGCAAGCATCGCGACGACGGCTTCGGCCGTTCAGCTGGGCGGCCTTGCCAAAAACCCGGTCACAGCGCGGCCCGGCCAGTTCATGTCCACGAGCCGTCCGACCATCGCGCCCATCGCCTTTGCTAAATTCTGCGACAATGCCGCCGACCAGTGTGTCCGCATTGGCGATCGTGACACGATCGAGTTGACGAAACAGAAGCGCACGGAACTGCAGCGTATCAACTCCGAGATCAACTCCGCGATCGCCTATGTCGGCGAACTTGAGGGACAAGATGAGTGGAAGCTCAATCCGGCCAGCGGTGACTGCGACGACTACGCCGTGACCAAGCGACAACGCCTGCTGCGGGCCGGCTGGCCGTCGGGTGCGCTTCGCATCGCCACAGCCCGCACACCGAGCGGTATCGGCCACGCGGTTCTGGTCGTCAGCACGACCCAGGGTGATCTGGTGCTGGACAACCGCACCAACGTCGTCAAGCCATGGAAAGCGGTGGATTTGAAATGGATCAAGATACAGTCGCACGAAAACCCGCGCGTCTGGTTGAAGCTCTAG
- a CDS encoding metallophosphoesterase family protein, producing MPKVLNWIRGRKQPAPRDDRRRRRLDLGDKPTSFPIYAIGDVHGCLDLLLQAERKILADLGPDPSPALVVLVGDYVDRGQDSCGVIDHLLQPPPAPLRRIALCGNHEQLFSDFLENPQDNMHWLDFGGRQTLLSYGVDIDYFMHKGRLRLQPFRDALIGAIPHIHRQLLASLPVYARIGPYIFVHAGFRPGVPLDAQTDEDMLWIREPFLSQGAGLDLLVVHGHTPVAAPETGPRRIGIDTGAFTTGRLTILRISDSEITLLA from the coding sequence ATGCCTAAGGTGCTCAACTGGATTCGCGGTCGTAAACAACCAGCCCCCCGCGACGACCGGAGGCGCCGCCGGTTGGACCTTGGCGACAAGCCGACCTCCTTTCCGATCTATGCCATTGGTGACGTGCACGGTTGCCTCGACCTGCTTTTGCAGGCGGAACGGAAAATCCTCGCGGATCTGGGTCCCGACCCCTCCCCCGCTCTGGTCGTTCTCGTTGGAGACTATGTCGACCGCGGACAGGATTCCTGCGGTGTCATCGACCACCTTCTGCAGCCGCCGCCGGCGCCACTGCGCCGTATCGCGCTCTGCGGCAATCATGAGCAGCTGTTCAGCGACTTTCTCGAAAATCCGCAGGACAACATGCACTGGCTGGATTTCGGCGGCCGCCAGACGCTTTTATCCTATGGTGTCGATATCGATTATTTCATGCACAAGGGCCGTTTACGACTTCAGCCTTTCAGAGACGCACTGATCGGTGCGATCCCGCATATCCATCGCCAGCTTTTAGCCAGCCTGCCAGTCTATGCGCGCATCGGACCCTATATTTTCGTGCATGCCGGCTTCCGGCCGGGAGTGCCGCTGGATGCGCAGACCGATGAGGACATGTTATGGATCAGGGAGCCGTTCCTGTCGCAGGGAGCCGGGCTGGACCTGCTCGTCGTTCATGGCCATACGCCTGTTGCGGCACCCGAAACAGGCCCGCGACGGATCGGCATCGATACCGGAGCTTTTACGACGGGCAGGCTTACGATTTTAAGAATTTCAGACTCTGAAATTACCCTACTTGCATAA
- a CDS encoding polysaccharide biosynthesis tyrosine autokinase → MADYDKSAFTADIIDIETALATIRRQWRIVLAAIAVAAAIGLTYIVTAVPIYSATATLLIDRNNSQIVEQLSTIGGVVEDEASILSQVEVLQSETIGLAVINSLNLAENQEFGAARASLLSSIIDTIRSLVNVSQWFSPEKETVIDDETLKRALSDQLLSNLSVKRIGRTYALELTYNSTSPVLAAQIVNAVASAYLVDKLNSKYEATKRASDWLSDRIAELRQRALETDLAVQKFRAEHNLISAGNNGLLSDQQLAESNSALILAQSETARARARVQRIDHILATDDVDAVVTDILDSSVANDLRKKYLESSKVEAEITGRLGGNHVQAVRLRNEMQEYRRLMFQEVSRIAQSYKSDLEVSEAREKSLAESVARATDVSNSASQTQVQLRELQREAETYKNMYQTFLQRYQEAMQQQSFPVTEARVISKAMPPEGPSKPNKPLVLALFMFMGAVAGGGMAAFREFRDRFFRTGEQVRDVLGLEFLGNTPLIQNKPATDNLPTGKESNPAATRPSSIGRHAVDHPLSSFAETLRSTRLAIDLGIAAKSGARVVGVVSALPSEGKSTISINLAQLLAGQGARVLLLDADIRNPGATRALARHAGEGLLEVLLEGRNVRDVLLHDEKTRLAFLPTVVKQRVPHSSELLTSAQMHKLLAEASNAFDYIVVDLPPLGPVIDARAMAGRIDGFIFITEWGKTARRAVRNTIENEVHIRKKCLGVILNKVDTEKLKLYRAYGSSEYYHSRYTRYYHD, encoded by the coding sequence ATGGCCGACTACGACAAAAGCGCGTTTACGGCCGATATTATCGATATCGAAACCGCTCTCGCGACGATCCGTCGGCAATGGCGTATTGTCCTCGCTGCTATTGCTGTCGCTGCAGCAATTGGTCTGACCTATATCGTGACCGCCGTCCCGATTTATTCTGCTACGGCAACCCTGCTGATCGACCGCAACAACAGCCAGATCGTCGAGCAACTTTCGACGATCGGCGGCGTCGTGGAGGACGAGGCATCCATTCTCAGCCAGGTCGAGGTTCTGCAATCGGAAACCATCGGGCTTGCGGTCATTAATAGTCTGAATCTGGCGGAAAATCAGGAATTCGGAGCCGCACGCGCGTCGCTTCTAAGCTCGATAATCGATACTATCCGTTCGCTCGTAAATGTTTCCCAATGGTTTTCGCCCGAAAAAGAAACCGTCATCGATGACGAAACCCTGAAACGAGCGCTGTCGGACCAGTTGCTGTCGAACCTCTCCGTCAAACGCATAGGCCGCACTTATGCACTGGAACTTACCTACAACTCTACATCGCCGGTGCTTGCCGCCCAGATCGTCAATGCGGTAGCTTCCGCCTATCTGGTCGACAAGCTGAACTCCAAATATGAGGCAACGAAGCGCGCCAGCGACTGGTTGTCCGATCGCATAGCCGAGTTACGCCAGAGGGCTCTCGAAACCGATCTGGCCGTGCAGAAATTTCGCGCCGAGCACAATTTGATCTCGGCCGGCAATAACGGCCTGCTCTCCGATCAACAGCTCGCCGAATCCAACAGCGCGCTGATCCTGGCACAATCGGAAACGGCGAGGGCGCGGGCGCGGGTGCAACGGATCGACCATATCCTCGCTACTGACGATGTCGATGCCGTCGTAACGGATATTCTCGACAGCTCAGTCGCAAATGATCTGCGCAAGAAATATCTCGAATCCTCCAAGGTCGAGGCGGAAATCACCGGCCGGCTTGGCGGCAACCACGTTCAGGCCGTGCGTCTGCGCAACGAAATGCAGGAATATCGCCGGCTGATGTTCCAGGAAGTCAGCCGGATAGCACAAAGTTACAAAAGTGATCTTGAGGTCTCGGAAGCACGCGAAAAATCACTGGCGGAGAGCGTCGCCAGGGCCACCGACGTCAGTAATTCGGCCAGCCAGACACAGGTTCAGTTGCGCGAATTGCAGCGCGAAGCGGAAACCTACAAGAACATGTATCAGACCTTCCTGCAGCGCTACCAGGAGGCGATGCAGCAGCAATCATTCCCAGTGACGGAAGCGCGCGTGATCTCCAAGGCAATGCCGCCTGAGGGGCCGAGCAAGCCAAATAAGCCGCTTGTTTTGGCGTTGTTCATGTTCATGGGCGCCGTAGCCGGCGGCGGCATGGCCGCATTCCGCGAATTCCGCGATCGCTTCTTCCGCACCGGCGAACAGGTTCGCGATGTTCTCGGGCTGGAGTTTCTGGGGAATACCCCTCTCATTCAAAACAAGCCTGCCACGGACAACCTACCGACAGGAAAAGAGAGCAATCCCGCTGCCACACGCCCCTCCAGCATTGGGCGCCACGCTGTAGACCACCCACTATCCTCCTTTGCAGAAACGCTGCGTAGCACCCGGCTCGCAATAGATCTCGGCATTGCTGCGAAAAGCGGAGCGCGGGTGGTGGGGGTAGTATCAGCCTTGCCGAGTGAGGGAAAATCAACGATCTCCATCAATCTGGCGCAGCTTCTCGCCGGGCAGGGCGCGAGAGTGCTGCTGCTGGATGCCGATATTCGCAATCCGGGCGCCACGCGCGCCCTGGCGCGTCACGCCGGAGAAGGCCTGCTCGAAGTGTTGCTGGAAGGTCGCAATGTTCGGGACGTGCTGCTGCACGACGAAAAGACGCGGCTCGCTTTCCTGCCCACAGTCGTCAAGCAGCGCGTACCACATTCCTCTGAGCTGCTGACATCGGCTCAGATGCATAAATTGCTGGCCGAAGCGAGTAACGCGTTCGATTATATTGTCGTAGACCTGCCACCTCTCGGGCCGGTGATTGACGCTCGAGCAATGGCTGGACGAATTGATGGTTTCATCTTCATCACCGAATGGGGTAAAACCGCCCGCAGGGCGGTACGCAATACGATCGAAAACGAAGTCCACATCCGCAAGAAGTGCCTCGGCGTCATCCTGAACAAGGTAGACACGGAAAAGCTGAAGCTCTATCGGGCTTATGGTTCGAGCGAATATTATCATTCGCGCTATACCCGATATTATCATGACTAG